One genomic window of Mucilaginibacter sp. SJ includes the following:
- a CDS encoding MaoC family dehydratase, whose amino-acid sequence MIVISSFQEFEQQVGNDLGVSSWHTITQEQINKFADATLDHQWIHTDPERAKTESPFKSTIAHGYLTLSLIPHLWKEIVKIENLKMEINYGIENLRFAQPVLVDNEVRLKVKLTSLLNLRGTTKSTMAIELEIKDQRKPAFTGEVVFLYHFIG is encoded by the coding sequence ATGATTGTAATCAGCAGTTTTCAGGAGTTTGAACAGCAGGTTGGCAACGACCTTGGCGTATCATCATGGCACACCATTACGCAGGAGCAGATCAACAAATTTGCCGATGCAACGCTCGATCATCAATGGATCCATACCGACCCGGAGAGGGCAAAAACTGAAAGTCCGTTTAAGTCAACCATTGCACATGGCTACCTTACACTTTCACTTATCCCTCACCTATGGAAAGAGATCGTAAAGATCGAAAACCTGAAAATGGAAATTAATTACGGTATCGAAAACCTTCGTTTTGCACAACCGGTGCTGGTTGATAATGAAGTACGATTAAAGGTAAAGCTGACCAGCTTGCTTAACCTTCGTGGCACAACGAAATCCACCATGGCCATCGAACTTGAAATAAAAGACCAGCGCAAACCGGCTTTCACCGGCGAAGTTGTGTTTTTATATCATTTTATTGGGTAA
- the gmk gene encoding guanylate kinase, producing the protein MSQNGKLIIFSAPSGAGKTTIVHHLLGKIPELEFSISATTRERRGDEVHEQDYYFISKEEFLHRIAKKQFVEFEEVYTGTFYGTLRTEIERIWAKGKTVIFDIDVEGGLHLKRKYGPQALAIFVQPPSLEVLIERLTGRGTDSEEKLKERFAKAEKELKYAPQFDIILKNYDLETACAEAEELVSNFISPPAP; encoded by the coding sequence ATGAGCCAAAACGGTAAACTCATTATATTTTCGGCTCCATCGGGCGCTGGTAAAACCACTATAGTACACCATTTGCTGGGGAAGATCCCTGAGCTTGAATTTTCCATTTCGGCCACCACGCGTGAGCGCCGGGGCGATGAAGTGCATGAGCAGGACTATTATTTTATAAGCAAAGAGGAATTTTTGCACCGCATTGCCAAAAAACAGTTTGTTGAATTTGAAGAGGTTTATACCGGTACTTTTTATGGTACGCTCCGTACCGAAATTGAGCGCATCTGGGCAAAAGGCAAAACGGTAATATTTGATATTGACGTTGAGGGTGGCCTGCACCTTAAGCGTAAATACGGCCCCCAGGCTTTGGCCATATTTGTACAACCGCCATCGCTTGAGGTTTTAATTGAAAGGTTGACCGGCCGTGGCACCGATAGCGAAGAAAAACTGAAAGAACGCTTTGCCAAAGCAGAAAAAGAGCTTAAATACGCTCCGCAATTTGATATTATACTCAAAAATTACGATCTTGAAACGGCTTGCGCAGAGGCAGAGGAATTGGTGAGTAACTTTATTAGCCCCCCGGCCCCCTAA
- the metG gene encoding methionine--tRNA ligase, which yields MSQLNKYKRFTITSALPYANGPLHIGHLAGAYLPADIFVRYLRLKKKDVVYICGSDEHGAAITIKAKKEDTTPQAIIDKYHKQIKESFEEFGIAFDIYHRTSSPIHHELSQEFFLNLYEKDEFVEKFSDQYFDEDYQQFLADRYIIGTCPNCGNENAYGDQCERCGTSLSPTDLINPISTLSGKTPVLKSTKHWYLPLDKYQPWLEQWIDAKEGSWKVNVFGQCKSWLKSGLQPRSMTRDLDWGIDVPLAEAKGKKLYVWMDAPIGYISATKQWAIDNKKDWKLYWKKQADEQDDACLLHFIGKDNIVFHCIIFPSILHAHGEYILPQNVPANEFLNLEGDKLSTSRNHAVWLHEYLEEFPGKQDELRYVLTSILPETSDSEFTWKDYQARVNNELVAILGNFVNRVMILMHKFYDGKIEADTDKIAFTDDSLSTGIGEYYDEIEKNLEAYRYRQALQAVMDMARLGNRYLTEKEPWKTIKTDPAAAKEALHNCLVLIGHLATAAQAFLPATAKKIITMLNLPNEPIAYEQEMYFNNGHQLNPAALLFEKVEDDVIEAQLKKLADKKVVAPPKSADVLPAKENVTYETFATMDIRTGTILAAEKVAKTKKLLKLTIDTGIDERTVVSGIAEYYEPENIIGQKVSILVNLEPREIKGIVSQGMILMAENSEGKLSFVAPTEDFHNGAVIR from the coding sequence ATGTCACAACTCAACAAATATAAACGATTCACCATTACATCGGCCCTGCCTTATGCCAACGGCCCCTTACATATTGGTCACCTGGCGGGCGCTTACCTGCCGGCAGATATTTTTGTGCGGTATTTAAGGCTAAAAAAAAAGGATGTAGTGTATATATGCGGCTCGGATGAGCATGGCGCAGCCATTACCATCAAAGCCAAAAAAGAGGATACTACTCCGCAAGCTATCATCGACAAATATCACAAACAGATAAAGGAGAGTTTTGAAGAGTTCGGGATAGCTTTTGATATTTATCACCGTACCTCATCGCCCATTCATCACGAACTAAGCCAGGAGTTTTTCCTGAACTTGTACGAAAAGGACGAGTTTGTTGAGAAATTCTCCGACCAGTATTTTGACGAGGACTACCAACAATTTTTGGCCGACCGTTACATCATCGGCACCTGCCCTAACTGCGGCAATGAAAACGCCTACGGCGACCAGTGCGAGCGCTGCGGTACTTCCCTTAGCCCTACCGACCTCATCAACCCAATCTCGACCCTGAGTGGTAAAACCCCGGTGCTTAAATCAACCAAACACTGGTACCTGCCTTTGGATAAATACCAGCCATGGTTGGAGCAGTGGATTGACGCCAAAGAAGGCAGCTGGAAAGTAAACGTTTTTGGCCAGTGCAAATCATGGCTAAAATCGGGCCTGCAACCGCGTTCCATGACCCGTGACCTTGACTGGGGCATTGACGTTCCATTAGCCGAAGCCAAAGGCAAAAAGCTTTACGTATGGATGGATGCGCCTATTGGCTATATTTCGGCTACCAAACAATGGGCCATCGACAACAAAAAAGACTGGAAATTATACTGGAAAAAGCAGGCCGATGAGCAGGATGACGCTTGCTTATTGCATTTTATCGGTAAGGATAATATCGTATTCCATTGTATTATTTTTCCATCGATACTGCATGCGCACGGCGAATATATTTTGCCGCAAAACGTGCCGGCCAACGAGTTTCTGAATTTAGAAGGCGATAAACTTTCTACCTCACGTAACCACGCAGTTTGGCTGCATGAATACCTGGAAGAATTTCCGGGCAAACAGGACGAGTTACGTTACGTGCTAACCTCCATCCTACCCGAAACCAGCGACAGCGAGTTTACCTGGAAAGATTACCAGGCCCGGGTAAATAATGAGCTGGTAGCCATATTAGGTAACTTTGTGAACCGCGTAATGATATTGATGCACAAATTTTACGATGGTAAAATTGAGGCTGATACTGACAAAATAGCATTTACCGACGACAGCCTGAGTACCGGCATCGGCGAATATTATGACGAGATAGAGAAAAACCTCGAAGCTTACCGCTACCGCCAGGCTTTACAGGCCGTAATGGATATGGCCCGCTTAGGTAACCGCTACCTGACCGAAAAAGAACCATGGAAAACCATTAAAACAGACCCTGCCGCTGCTAAAGAAGCGCTGCATAACTGTTTGGTGCTGATTGGTCATCTGGCTACTGCTGCGCAGGCGTTTTTACCGGCTACAGCTAAGAAGATCATTACCATGCTTAACCTGCCAAATGAGCCAATTGCTTATGAGCAGGAAATGTATTTCAACAACGGTCACCAGTTGAACCCGGCTGCGCTGTTGTTTGAAAAGGTAGAGGACGATGTGATAGAAGCCCAGCTTAAAAAACTTGCAGATAAAAAGGTAGTAGCTCCACCAAAATCGGCCGATGTGCTGCCCGCAAAGGAAAACGTTACTTACGAAACCTTTGCCACCATGGATATTCGCACCGGTACCATTTTAGCTGCCGAAAAGGTTGCCAAAACCAAAAAGCTGCTGAAACTAACCATTGATACCGGTATCGACGAGCGCACCGTAGTATCGGGTATTGCCGAATATTATGAGCCGGAGAACATCATCGGTCAAAAAGTGAGCATCCTGGTAAACCTGGAGCCGAGGGAGATCAAAGGCATTGTATCACAGGGCATGATCCTGATGGCCGAAAACAGCGAAGGCAAGCTAAGCTTTGTTGCCCCTACTGAAGATTTCCACAATGGCGCAGTAATTCGTTAA
- a CDS encoding ligase-associated DNA damage response exonuclease, whose amino-acid sequence MAKKPLLEFTDRGIYCAQGKFYIDPWKPVDDAVITHAHADHAYWGHKHYLAHHLSREVLLYRLGEINLQTVEYGEIIHKNGVTVSLFPAGHVIGSAQIRVEYKGEVWVVSGDYKVEDDGISTPFEPVKCHHFISECTFGMPVYQWKPQVQIFNEINSWWRNNLDNGLATVLVGYSLGKAQRILQNLELFNGKVYTHGVIENTNEALRRNDVLLNPTERITAESSKEEVRKGIIIAPPSSVGTPWMRKFQPYSFGYCSGWMAIRGAKRRRAADRGFVLSDHADWDGLISAIDATGCECVYLTHGYTATFSRYLNEIGFNAREVHTLYGGEEDPSNLPEGEAPSAGEPEKEVLSFGEDLGEAGGAS is encoded by the coding sequence ATGGCTAAAAAACCGCTGCTTGAATTTACAGATAGAGGGATTTACTGCGCGCAGGGCAAATTTTATATCGATCCATGGAAGCCGGTTGATGATGCTGTAATAACCCATGCCCATGCTGATCATGCTTATTGGGGGCATAAACATTACCTTGCCCATCATCTTTCGCGCGAGGTTTTATTGTACCGACTTGGCGAAATCAACCTGCAAACGGTTGAGTATGGTGAAATAATACACAAGAATGGTGTTACTGTGTCTCTCTTCCCGGCAGGTCATGTAATAGGTTCAGCGCAGATCCGGGTTGAATACAAAGGCGAGGTTTGGGTAGTATCCGGCGATTACAAGGTAGAAGATGATGGGATCTCTACTCCGTTTGAGCCGGTTAAATGCCATCACTTTATTTCAGAGTGTACTTTTGGGATGCCGGTTTACCAATGGAAGCCGCAGGTACAAATTTTTAACGAAATCAATAGCTGGTGGCGTAATAACCTTGATAACGGACTGGCCACCGTATTGGTGGGTTATTCTTTAGGAAAAGCACAACGAATATTGCAAAACCTCGAACTGTTTAATGGCAAGGTTTATACTCATGGTGTTATCGAAAATACCAACGAAGCCCTGCGCCGTAATGATGTATTGTTAAACCCAACCGAGCGGATAACCGCCGAAAGTTCAAAAGAAGAGGTACGCAAGGGCATTATTATAGCGCCACCCTCATCGGTAGGTACGCCCTGGATGCGGAAGTTTCAGCCTTATAGTTTTGGTTATTGCTCCGGTTGGATGGCGATCCGCGGGGCTAAACGCCGTCGTGCCGCCGACAGGGGTTTTGTTCTGTCCGATCATGCTGATTGGGACGGTTTGATTAGTGCTATCGACGCTACTGGCTGTGAATGCGTTTATCTAACCCATGGATACACAGCCACTTTTTCGAGATATCTAAATGAGATTGGTTTTAATGCCCGTGAGGTACATACATTGTATGGAGGAGAAGAAGACCCCTCCAACCTCCCCGAAGGGGAGGCTCCAAGCGCCGGAGAACCAGAAAAGGAAGTCCTCTCCTTTGGAGAGGATTTAGGTGAGGCTGGAGGGGCGTCATGA
- a CDS encoding ABC-F family ATP-binding cassette domain-containing protein, which translates to MINVNNISVSFGGTTLFSDVTFSINENDKIALMGKNGAGKSTILKIIAGAAKPTTGNVTGPKDAVIAYLPQHLLTQDNVTVFEETMKAFDEANQMQKELDEVNEQLNIRTDYDSDDYMKLIERVSELSEKVYSQEEVNYDAEVEKVLKGLGFERKDFTRQTSEFSGGWRMRIELAKILLKKPDLILLDEPTNHMDIESIQWLEDFLVNSAKAVMVISHDRTFVDNITNRTIEVTMGRIYDYKAKYTHYLQLRADRRVHQLKAYEEQQRFIADNQEFIDRFRGTYSKTLQVQSRVKMLEKLEVIEIDEVDTSALRLKFPPSPRSGQYPVMVEDLTKTYGDHVVFQKAAMVIERGEKVAFVGKNGEGKSTMIKAIMGEIDFEGSLKVGHNARIGYFAQNQAALLDENLTVFETIDQIPLSDGTVKIKDLLGAFMFSGDDTTKKVKVLSGGEKTRLAMIKLLLEPVNVLILDEPTNHLDMKTKDIIKDALKDFDGTLILVSHDRDFLDGLVKKVFEFGNKRVREHFEDIKGFLAYKKMDSLKQIEQG; encoded by the coding sequence GTGATCAATGTCAACAACATTTCCGTTTCATTTGGCGGAACCACCTTATTTAGCGACGTAACCTTCTCTATCAACGAGAACGATAAGATAGCCCTGATGGGTAAGAATGGCGCAGGCAAGTCGACCATCCTCAAGATCATCGCCGGTGCGGCCAAACCTACTACCGGCAATGTAACCGGACCAAAGGACGCGGTAATAGCGTATTTGCCGCAACATTTGCTTACCCAGGATAACGTTACCGTTTTTGAGGAAACGATGAAAGCTTTTGACGAGGCTAATCAGATGCAGAAAGAACTGGACGAAGTGAATGAGCAGCTGAACATTCGTACCGATTACGACAGTGACGACTACATGAAGCTGATTGAACGGGTATCGGAACTGAGCGAAAAAGTTTATTCGCAGGAGGAAGTGAATTATGATGCAGAGGTGGAAAAGGTGCTGAAGGGTTTAGGTTTTGAGCGTAAAGACTTTACCCGCCAAACTTCCGAATTTTCGGGCGGTTGGCGCATGCGGATCGAACTGGCCAAAATTCTGTTGAAGAAACCGGATTTGATATTACTGGATGAGCCTACCAACCACATGGATATTGAAAGTATACAATGGCTGGAAGACTTCCTGGTAAACTCGGCAAAGGCGGTGATGGTTATCTCCCACGACCGCACTTTTGTTGATAACATCACCAACCGTACCATCGAGGTTACCATGGGCAGGATCTACGATTATAAAGCTAAATACACCCATTATCTCCAGTTGCGTGCCGACCGCCGGGTACATCAATTAAAAGCATACGAAGAACAACAGCGTTTTATAGCCGATAACCAGGAATTTATTGACCGGTTCAGAGGCACGTACTCCAAAACTTTGCAGGTACAGTCGCGCGTAAAAATGCTCGAAAAGCTCGAGGTTATCGAGATCGATGAAGTGGATACTTCGGCATTGCGATTGAAATTTCCACCATCGCCGCGTTCCGGCCAGTACCCGGTAATGGTTGAAGACCTGACAAAAACCTATGGTGACCATGTAGTGTTCCAAAAGGCAGCCATGGTGATTGAGCGGGGCGAAAAAGTGGCTTTTGTTGGTAAAAACGGTGAAGGCAAATCGACCATGATTAAAGCTATTATGGGCGAGATTGATTTTGAAGGAAGTTTAAAAGTAGGTCACAATGCCAGGATCGGGTACTTTGCCCAAAACCAGGCGGCTTTATTAGATGAAAATCTAACGGTATTTGAAACCATTGATCAGATCCCTTTGAGTGATGGCACGGTAAAGATTAAAGATCTTTTGGGTGCATTTATGTTCAGCGGCGATGATACCACCAAAAAGGTTAAAGTACTTTCGGGTGGAGAAAAGACCCGTTTGGCCATGATCAAACTGTTGCTTGAGCCCGTAAACGTGCTGATCCTGGATGAGCCAACCAACCACCTGGATATGAAGACCAAGGATATCATTAAAGATGCCCTAAAAGATTTTGACGGAACGCTAATCCTCGTATCCCATGACCGTGATTTCCTGGACGGGTTGGTGAAAAAAGTATTCGAATTTGGTAATAAACGCGTCCGTGAACATTTTGAAGATATCAAAGGGTTTTTGGCTTATAAAAAGATGGATAGCTTGAAGCAGATTGAGCAGGGGTAA
- a CDS encoding YicC/YloC family endoribonuclease: protein MIKSMTGYGIASFDSGSTKYTVEVKSLNSKFLELSLRLPKIFAEKEFQLRNDCSKLIERGKVNLSINTEQVSQSVKAAGIDKDLLKHYYNQLKSVSEELGEPTGNLLQLALGLPEVVKYEEDTISEDEWKAVEKTFQQAMAAFQDFRAQEGNVIEQEIKGRINTILKNLELVELEDPKRVPLIRERLNTFLAEAASREAIDQNRFEQELIYYIDKLDITEEKVRLKAHCEYFIETLKNADANGKKLGFISQEIGREINTLGSKANDANIQKLVVGMKEELEKIKEQLLNVL, encoded by the coding sequence ATGATAAAATCCATGACAGGGTATGGAATTGCCAGTTTTGATTCGGGCAGTACAAAATACACCGTAGAGGTTAAATCCCTGAACAGCAAATTTTTAGAATTATCGCTTCGTTTACCGAAGATTTTTGCCGAAAAAGAGTTTCAGCTGCGTAATGACTGCAGTAAACTCATCGAGCGCGGTAAAGTTAACTTATCTATTAACACCGAGCAGGTAAGTCAATCAGTAAAAGCGGCAGGCATTGATAAAGATCTGCTCAAACATTATTACAACCAGCTAAAATCAGTAAGCGAAGAGCTCGGCGAGCCAACCGGCAACCTGCTTCAGCTGGCATTGGGCTTACCCGAAGTTGTTAAATACGAAGAAGATACCATATCCGAAGATGAGTGGAAAGCCGTTGAAAAAACTTTTCAGCAGGCGATGGCCGCTTTCCAGGACTTCAGGGCTCAGGAAGGTAATGTTATTGAACAGGAAATCAAAGGTCGTATCAATACCATATTAAAAAACCTTGAGCTTGTTGAACTGGAAGATCCAAAACGTGTTCCTTTGATTAGGGAGCGCCTTAATACATTCTTAGCCGAAGCCGCAAGCCGCGAAGCTATAGATCAAAACCGGTTTGAACAGGAGTTGATCTACTATATTGATAAGCTTGATATAACCGAAGAAAAGGTAAGGCTCAAAGCCCATTGCGAGTATTTTATTGAAACCCTTAAAAATGCCGATGCGAACGGTAAAAAACTGGGCTTCATTTCGCAGGAGATTGGCCGCGAGATCAATACATTAGGCTCAAAAGCCAATGATGCCAACATTCAGAAACTGGTAGTTGGTATGAAAGAAGAGCTTGAAAAAATTAAAGAACAACTGTTAAACGTATTGTAA
- a CDS encoding ATP-dependent DNA ligase, with amino-acid sequence MKAFAQLFLSLDETNKTNEKVKVLKDYFNTVPDTDKMHMLALFTGRRPKRQINSTLVRNWAIEASHIPAWLFEESYHVVGDLAETMALLMPQSDASSSKTLTEWIAEINALNDKTEEQKKEWLMDSWAMLDSQERFVFNKLLTGSFRVGVSQNLVIKALADISGLEPAVLTHRIMGSWLPETYQFSQLMAEQDAEANISRPYPFFLAYPIQETSEKQKTPAEVGIALGDASDWQAEWKWDGIRAQMIKRNGEIFIWSRGEDLATEKFPELHLFLNALPDGTVIDGEILSFQNGLPMPFNVLQTRIGRKNLSKKILEESPVAVIAYDCLEHKGEDIRYKSQTERREILEQLQTETRYSEVFRISSLIQFESWEQLGSIREQSRAMIAEGIMLKRKSAAYQVGRRRGDWWKWKIDPLSVDAVMIYAQKGHGRRADLYTDYTFAVWDGDKLVPFAKAYSGLTDAEINKVDYFIKRNTIEKFGPVRTVKPELVFEIGFEGINKSTRHKSGIALRFPRILRWRHDKPKEEADTLESLKALLGE; translated from the coding sequence ATGAAAGCCTTCGCCCAGCTCTTTCTTTCGCTTGACGAAACCAACAAAACCAACGAAAAGGTTAAAGTATTAAAAGACTATTTTAATACAGTGCCCGATACCGATAAAATGCACATGCTTGCTTTGTTTACCGGTCGCCGGCCAAAGCGGCAGATCAATTCAACGCTTGTACGAAACTGGGCCATCGAGGCATCACACATCCCTGCCTGGCTGTTTGAGGAAAGCTATCATGTAGTGGGAGATTTGGCAGAAACTATGGCGCTGCTTATGCCTCAAAGTGACGCAAGCAGCAGCAAAACGCTTACCGAATGGATAGCCGAGATCAATGCCCTTAACGATAAAACCGAAGAGCAAAAAAAAGAATGGCTGATGGATTCATGGGCCATGCTGGATAGCCAGGAGCGCTTTGTTTTTAACAAACTGCTTACCGGCAGTTTCAGGGTTGGGGTATCGCAAAATCTGGTAATCAAGGCGCTGGCGGATATTTCCGGACTCGAACCCGCAGTACTTACCCATCGCATTATGGGGAGCTGGCTGCCCGAAACTTACCAGTTTTCGCAATTGATGGCGGAGCAGGATGCCGAAGCTAATATCTCCCGGCCTTATCCTTTCTTCCTGGCCTATCCTATCCAGGAAACGTCCGAAAAACAAAAAACTCCCGCTGAAGTAGGGATCGCCCTCGGTGATGCATCCGATTGGCAGGCTGAGTGGAAGTGGGATGGGATCCGTGCGCAAATGATAAAGCGTAATGGGGAAATATTTATCTGGAGCCGTGGCGAAGATCTGGCTACTGAAAAGTTTCCTGAGCTGCATCTCTTTTTAAATGCCCTTCCCGATGGTACGGTGATTGACGGCGAGATCCTCAGTTTCCAAAATGGCTTGCCTATGCCGTTTAACGTGCTGCAAACGCGTATCGGCAGAAAAAACCTCAGCAAAAAAATTCTGGAAGAAAGCCCGGTAGCCGTTATTGCTTATGATTGCCTGGAACATAAAGGCGAAGATATCCGCTATAAATCCCAAACTGAAAGACGGGAAATTTTGGAACAGTTACAAACAGAGACACGATATTCCGAAGTGTTCCGTATTTCATCGCTGATTCAGTTTGAAAGCTGGGAGCAGCTTGGAAGTATCAGGGAACAGTCGCGCGCTATGATAGCCGAGGGGATCATGCTGAAACGCAAAAGCGCGGCCTACCAGGTAGGCCGCCGCCGGGGGGATTGGTGGAAATGGAAGATCGATCCGCTATCGGTGGATGCTGTGATGATCTATGCCCAAAAAGGTCATGGCCGCCGGGCCGACCTGTATACAGATTATACTTTTGCCGTTTGGGATGGCGACAAGCTGGTGCCTTTTGCCAAGGCTTATTCGGGCCTTACCGACGCGGAGATCAACAAGGTTGATTATTTTATAAAACGCAATACCATCGAAAAATTTGGTCCCGTGCGTACCGTAAAGCCCGAGTTAGTGTTTGAAATAGGTTTTGAGGGCATCAATAAATCCACCCGTCATAAATCGGGCATAGCATTGCGTTTCCCGCGGATATTGAGGTGGCGGCATGATAAACCCAAAGAAGAGGCTGATACACTGGAAAGCTTAAAGGCATTACTGGGCGAATAA
- a CDS encoding S66 peptidase family protein, translating into MVQTQPSYLKKGDKIAITCPAKKLPKPMTDAVELLQSWGLEVVLGDTVEASFHQFAGDDDFRAADMQRFIDDNSIKAIIAARGGYGTVRMIDKVDFSRFAQNPKWLIGFSDITLLHTHLFTNYGAQTIHGQMPVNIPDASKHSIDTLRRALFGEELSYEFTTHGTNKSGEATGVIVGGNLSLLVAAAGSVSDLDYNNKVLFIEDVGEYLYSVDRMLRMLDRAGKLKKLAGLVVGGFTDIKDNDIPFGQTVSQIVMDIVKGYDYPVCFDFPAGHIPDNNSLVLGREVGLQVDEKQARLWFK; encoded by the coding sequence ATGGTTCAAACTCAACCCTCATACCTCAAAAAAGGCGATAAAATAGCCATCACCTGCCCTGCAAAAAAACTACCTAAGCCTATGACCGACGCCGTGGAATTGCTACAAAGCTGGGGACTGGAAGTTGTTTTGGGAGATACTGTAGAAGCTTCATTTCATCAGTTTGCCGGTGATGACGATTTTAGGGCTGCCGATATGCAGCGTTTTATTGATGACAACAGTATCAAAGCCATCATTGCTGCCCGGGGAGGCTACGGAACAGTCAGGATGATTGACAAGGTTGATTTCAGTCGCTTTGCACAAAATCCAAAATGGCTTATTGGCTTTAGCGATATAACCCTGTTACATACTCACCTGTTCACTAATTATGGTGCCCAAACTATTCACGGGCAAATGCCGGTTAATATCCCTGATGCATCCAAACATTCGATCGATACTTTACGAAGAGCCTTATTTGGCGAAGAATTGAGTTATGAATTTACAACACATGGTACCAATAAGTCCGGCGAAGCCACCGGCGTTATTGTTGGCGGTAATTTATCCCTGTTGGTAGCAGCAGCAGGTTCGGTGTCCGACCTGGATTATAACAATAAGGTTCTCTTTATTGAAGATGTCGGCGAATATCTTTACTCGGTAGATAGAATGCTGCGCATGTTGGACAGGGCGGGTAAACTAAAAAAACTTGCAGGTTTGGTGGTAGGTGGTTTTACGGATATTAAAGATAATGATATCCCTTTCGGTCAAACCGTTTCGCAAATAGTGATGGACATAGTTAAAGGATACGACTACCCGGTATGTTTCGATTTCCCGGCCGGGCATATTCCGGATAATAATAGTTTGGTGTTGGGGCGAGAGGTAGGGCTGCAGGTGGATGAAAAGCAGGCGCGGTTGTGGTTTAAATAG
- the nadD gene encoding nicotinate (nicotinamide) nucleotide adenylyltransferase, with amino-acid sequence MKIGLLFGSFNPIHIGHLIIANYMANHTTLDKVWLVVSPQNPLKKYGDLINTYDRLEMARLATDNATNISVSDVELKLPQPSYTIDTLAHLKEKYPEHEFALIMGSDNLGSLHKWKNYKLILRDYRIYVYPRPGYENAELADHPSVTITMTPLMELSATFIRKSIAEKKNVQFFVPDQVLKFIESKSLYR; translated from the coding sequence ATGAAGATAGGCTTACTGTTTGGTTCATTTAATCCTATACATATAGGGCATTTGATTATTGCCAATTATATGGCAAACCATACCACGCTTGATAAGGTGTGGCTGGTGGTATCGCCCCAGAATCCGTTAAAAAAATATGGCGATCTGATCAATACTTATGACAGATTGGAGATGGCCCGCCTGGCTACTGATAATGCAACCAATATTAGTGTGAGCGATGTTGAGCTGAAGTTGCCCCAGCCATCGTATACCATTGATACCCTTGCCCATTTAAAGGAGAAATATCCCGAGCATGAATTTGCCCTCATCATGGGTTCAGATAATCTTGGCTCGCTGCATAAGTGGAAAAACTATAAGCTTATCCTGCGCGATTATCGCATTTACGTGTATCCGCGCCCTGGGTATGAAAATGCCGAACTGGCCGATCATCCTTCGGTTACCATCACCATGACGCCGCTTATGGAACTTTCGGCAACGTTTATCCGCAAATCAATAGCCGAAAAAAAGAACGTGCAGTTTTTTGTACCAGATCAGGTATTGAAATTTATTGAGAGCAAGAGCTTGTACAGGTAA